Proteins co-encoded in one Flavobacterium fluviale genomic window:
- a CDS encoding DUF4296 domain-containing protein, whose product MKNFIVIVLVLFLSISCKKELVKEPAKLIEREKMVDIMYDLSLLEAMRYQKPLSLDSIDSDPTKFILQKYKVDSLQFAQNNMYYASDYESYKDMFDEVNKRLAKNQRAADSLAKIDEKKAAKENKNKPKELKEVSKDSVKKVVPKINIDSIKMAQRKNRRQL is encoded by the coding sequence ATGAAGAATTTTATAGTAATAGTATTGGTTTTGTTTCTTTCTATAAGCTGCAAAAAAGAACTCGTTAAAGAGCCTGCAAAGCTTATTGAAAGAGAAAAAATGGTTGATATTATGTACGATTTGTCGCTTCTGGAAGCAATGAGATATCAAAAACCATTGTCTTTGGATTCGATAGACAGTGATCCGACAAAGTTTATTTTGCAAAAATATAAAGTAGACAGTCTGCAGTTTGCCCAGAATAATATGTATTATGCTTCTGATTATGAAAGTTATAAAGATATGTTTGATGAGGTAAACAAAAGATTGGCTAAAAATCAAAGAGCAGCAGATTCTCTGGCAAAAATCGATGAGAAAAAAGCAGCAAAAGAGAATAAAAATAAGCCAAAGGAACTGAAGGAAGTTTCGAAAGATTCTGTCAAAAAAGTAGTTCCAAAAATCAATATTGATTCTATAAAAATGGCGCAAAGAAAAAATAGAAGACAGTTATAA
- a CDS encoding NAD-dependent epimerase/dehydratase family protein, translated as MVLVTGGTGLVGAHLLLHLIENGENVRAVYRSKSKIEKTKSVFEFYKKPHLFEKINWIEADILDVPSLENAFIDITQVYHCAALISFDPKDEEKLRKTNIEGTANMVNFSIAKEVEKFCFISSIAALGDIAAHETHITEETDWNPEKPHSDYAISKYGAEMEVWRGQQEGLKVIIVNPGVILGPPQMMTIFEEGSSKIYQKVSDGLPFYTLGSTGIISVDDVIKATIELMKSSIINERFTLIADNIVFRDLLNTAADALKAKRPHMHAKPFLMNLLWIADGIFSTLFFRERSITKATAKASYSKNLYSNEKIKTALGTVFTDIHQYIKDSSTL; from the coding sequence ATGGTATTAGTAACTGGAGGAACTGGTTTAGTTGGCGCACATTTATTACTTCATTTAATTGAAAATGGAGAAAATGTTCGGGCTGTATATAGATCAAAAAGTAAAATCGAAAAAACAAAATCGGTTTTTGAGTTCTATAAAAAACCACATTTATTTGAAAAAATAAACTGGATTGAGGCAGATATTTTAGATGTTCCTTCCTTAGAAAATGCTTTTATCGATATAACTCAGGTTTATCACTGCGCCGCTTTGATTTCGTTTGATCCAAAAGACGAAGAAAAACTCAGAAAAACAAATATCGAAGGAACGGCAAACATGGTCAATTTCTCGATTGCCAAAGAAGTTGAAAAATTTTGTTTTATAAGTTCAATCGCCGCCTTGGGCGATATTGCAGCACACGAAACACATATTACCGAAGAAACAGATTGGAATCCCGAAAAACCACACAGCGATTACGCCATTTCAAAATATGGTGCAGAAATGGAAGTCTGGCGCGGACAACAAGAAGGCTTAAAAGTAATTATTGTAAATCCGGGAGTAATTTTAGGTCCGCCGCAAATGATGACCATTTTTGAAGAAGGAAGCAGTAAAATCTATCAAAAAGTTTCAGATGGCCTTCCGTTTTACACCCTTGGAAGTACTGGAATTATTTCTGTTGATGATGTAATAAAAGCTACTATTGAACTAATGAAAAGCAGCATTATAAACGAACGTTTTACATTAATTGCAGATAATATAGTTTTTAGAGATCTTTTAAATACCGCTGCAGATGCATTAAAAGCAAAAAGACCTCATATGCATGCTAAACCATTTTTAATGAATTTATTATGGATCGCTGACGGAATATTTTCGACCTTGTTTTTTAGAGAAAGAAGTATTACAAAAGCAACGGCAAAAGCTTCGTATTCTAAGAATTTGTATAGTAATGAAAAAATAAAAACCGCTCTAGGAACGGTTTTTACAGATATTCATCAATACATTAAAGACAGTTCAACATTATAA
- the tyrS gene encoding tyrosine--tRNA ligase has protein sequence MKNLVEELKWRGLYHDSMPGTEEQLLKEATTAYIGFDPTADSLHIGSMVQIILLVHLKNFGHRPIALVGGATGMIGDPSGKSDERNLLDEEALAKNVAGIKSVLSRFLDFSSTEANAPVMVNNYDWMKEFSFIDFAREVGKRITVNYMMAKDSVKKRFSGEGEGMSFTEFTYQLIQGYDFYHLYKNNNCILQMGGSDQWGNITTGTELVRRMGGENAKAYALTTPLITKADGSKFGKSEGGNVWLDADKTSVYKFYQFWVNTTDVDAEKYIKIFTFLDRETIDALIEEHKTAPHLRVLQKKLAEEITVFVHNREELEKAIQASNILFGNSTAEDLKRLDEATFLEVFDGVPQAEIAKADLENGLDIITVLNEKTGFFKSNGEARRALTANSISVNREKIKEDFVLTANDLINNQFVLLQSGKKNYFVIRVV, from the coding sequence ATGAAGAATCTAGTTGAAGAATTAAAATGGCGCGGGTTATATCATGATAGTATGCCTGGAACGGAAGAACAATTACTAAAAGAGGCTACCACTGCGTATATTGGTTTTGATCCAACGGCAGATTCACTGCATATCGGGAGTATGGTTCAGATTATTTTATTGGTTCACCTAAAAAATTTCGGACACAGACCGATTGCTTTAGTGGGTGGGGCAACAGGAATGATTGGAGATCCTTCTGGTAAATCTGATGAAAGAAATTTGCTTGATGAAGAAGCTTTGGCTAAAAACGTTGCAGGAATTAAAAGTGTCTTGTCTCGTTTCTTAGATTTTAGTTCAACCGAAGCAAATGCACCGGTAATGGTGAATAACTACGATTGGATGAAAGAATTCTCTTTTATCGATTTTGCACGTGAAGTTGGAAAAAGAATCACTGTAAATTATATGATGGCTAAAGATTCTGTAAAAAAGAGATTTAGCGGTGAAGGTGAAGGAATGTCTTTTACAGAGTTTACATATCAGTTAATTCAAGGTTACGATTTCTATCATTTATATAAAAACAACAACTGTATCCTGCAAATGGGTGGTTCTGACCAATGGGGTAATATTACCACGGGTACAGAATTAGTGCGCAGAATGGGAGGTGAAAACGCAAAAGCTTACGCTTTGACAACGCCTTTGATCACAAAAGCAGACGGATCTAAATTCGGAAAATCTGAAGGTGGAAATGTTTGGTTAGATGCTGATAAAACTTCGGTATATAAATTTTACCAATTTTGGGTAAACACTACAGATGTTGATGCGGAGAAATATATCAAAATCTTTACTTTCTTAGATAGAGAGACAATTGATGCCTTAATCGAAGAGCACAAAACGGCTCCGCATTTAAGAGTTTTGCAAAAGAAACTGGCAGAAGAAATTACTGTTTTTGTGCACAATAGAGAAGAATTAGAAAAAGCAATTCAGGCTTCGAATATCTTATTTGGAAATTCAACTGCAGAAGATTTGAAAAGATTGGATGAAGCTACTTTTTTAGAAGTTTTTGACGGAGTTCCTCAAGCTGAAATCGCAAAAGCAGATTTAGAAAACGGATTGGATATTATTACTGTTTTGAATGAAAAAACAGGTTTTTTTAAATCGAACGGAGAAGCTAGAAGAGCTTTGACAGCTAATTCTATTTCTGTAAACAGAGAAAAAATTAAAGAAGATTTCGTTCTAACAGCAAATGATTTGATTAATAATCAGTTTGTGTTGTTGCAAAGTGGAAAGAAGAATTATTTTGTGATTAGAGTGGTTTAA
- a CDS encoding MmpS family transport accessory protein → MKSILKTLAIVLTLAFTAVSCSSDNDDNNSGSGSRDIKYEVTGNYSGKTSATYTESGNGGQNVDITSLPWSKEFTASADTYGAGITVSGYGGNAGQTLTVKIIVGGKVEKETTATANSEGIIVAAPGSFVFAQ, encoded by the coding sequence ATGAAATCGATTTTAAAAACTTTAGCAATTGTATTGACTCTTGCTTTTACAGCAGTTTCTTGCAGCAGCGATAACGACGATAACAACTCAGGAAGCGGATCAAGAGACATTAAATATGAAGTAACTGGAAACTACTCTGGAAAAACCAGTGCAACATATACTGAATCTGGTAATGGCGGACAAAACGTAGACATTACTTCGTTACCTTGGAGTAAAGAATTTACTGCATCTGCGGATACTTATGGTGCTGGAATAACAGTAAGTGGATATGGCGGTAATGCAGGTCAAACTTTAACTGTAAAAATTATTGTTGGAGGAAAAGTAGAAAAAGAAACTACTGCAACAGCAAATAGCGAGGGGATTATAGTAGCCGCTCCAGGATCTTTTGTTTTCGCACAATAA
- a CDS encoding ATP-binding protein, with the protein MNKIYALLLFLCFSAVSNSQVILSLDDDTVYIDSIVNFTKNIKSDSIRSLNSFRLSKLFLMVQDVKSSKEYLKQGNRLKTKFPFLKDLSLYYNANSFLEKGDIEGFEKALLEANEKLKKYRYKEAYRLRAIILQNYGIMQQRKNNENAYMRLLVNEAIPIAKRSGDFELISGLNKAVAIIFMNNGEREKAAEYLDQAQKYIESTTKKSATLAESKMETYIINAENLVELKHFYDAKSVLDKAFLTLKNYPESNLNDSYYYSEGLYYAKQNKHSEALISFEKGIESSAKHNNSIALHRLKFAEYEVLFKLKKYDKAKNNLEYLVKNTQFIVDKKNYYKELSKVYNATKEYSKAYFYSNKYNVINDSLNDASLKNEIVELEAKYKKAESEKKISLLQSENEKAVLQVNNNRLNTMLFAALSFLLFLTVLFLWIYNNNQKKLSYQKEVNLQQELSALENQQKLSISNALIQGEEIERKRIARDLHDGLGSMLSGLKMHLNLANRKDKENSPSINEMLNDSIKELRNISQNLMPESLMKLGLEHALKDLCASHSNSETTVEFQYLIKKAKLPQHLEMMIYRIIQELLNNSLKYAKASQILVSCSQNKDVFFITVEDNGIGFNVKHAEKREGMGLRNIKNRVAFLNGKLEIDSVINKGTSTYIELKI; encoded by the coding sequence ATGAATAAAATCTACGCCTTACTGCTTTTTTTATGTTTCTCTGCTGTTTCCAATTCGCAAGTAATTCTTTCACTAGATGATGATACTGTTTACATTGACAGTATTGTTAATTTTACCAAAAACATTAAGTCTGACAGTATCAGGAGTCTAAACAGTTTTAGGTTATCCAAATTGTTCCTGATGGTGCAAGATGTGAAAAGTTCCAAAGAATATCTTAAACAGGGAAATCGATTAAAAACAAAATTTCCTTTTTTGAAAGATCTTTCACTGTATTACAATGCGAATAGCTTTCTTGAAAAGGGCGATATAGAGGGTTTTGAGAAAGCTTTATTGGAAGCCAATGAAAAACTTAAAAAATACCGCTATAAAGAAGCATATAGACTTCGGGCGATTATACTGCAGAATTATGGTATTATGCAGCAACGCAAGAATAACGAGAATGCCTATATGCGATTATTGGTAAATGAAGCCATTCCGATTGCTAAAAGAAGCGGTGATTTTGAATTGATCAGCGGTTTAAACAAGGCAGTTGCAATTATTTTTATGAATAATGGAGAAAGGGAAAAAGCTGCAGAATATCTGGATCAGGCGCAAAAATATATAGAAAGTACCACTAAAAAATCAGCAACTTTAGCAGAGTCTAAAATGGAGACTTATATTATTAATGCAGAGAATTTGGTAGAACTCAAACATTTTTATGATGCTAAAAGTGTACTCGATAAAGCTTTTTTGACTTTAAAAAATTATCCGGAATCGAATTTGAATGATTCATATTATTATTCAGAAGGACTTTATTATGCTAAACAGAATAAACACAGCGAAGCACTAATTAGTTTTGAAAAAGGAATAGAATCTTCTGCAAAGCATAATAATTCAATCGCTTTACACAGATTGAAATTTGCTGAATATGAGGTGCTTTTTAAACTCAAAAAATATGATAAGGCCAAAAATAATTTAGAATATTTAGTAAAGAACACACAGTTTATTGTAGACAAAAAGAATTACTACAAAGAATTGTCCAAAGTTTATAATGCGACAAAAGAATATTCTAAAGCTTATTTTTATTCGAATAAATACAATGTTATAAATGATAGTTTGAACGATGCCAGTCTAAAAAATGAAATTGTAGAACTCGAAGCAAAATATAAAAAAGCAGAAAGCGAGAAAAAAATCTCTTTACTGCAGTCAGAAAATGAAAAAGCAGTTTTACAAGTCAATAATAATAGACTTAATACCATGCTTTTTGCGGCTCTTTCATTTTTGTTGTTTCTAACTGTTTTGTTTTTGTGGATTTACAATAACAATCAAAAAAAGCTGAGTTATCAAAAAGAAGTTAATTTACAGCAAGAATTATCAGCGCTGGAAAATCAACAGAAATTATCGATTTCAAATGCATTAATTCAAGGTGAAGAAATCGAACGAAAAAGAATTGCAAGAGATCTGCACGATGGATTAGGAAGTATGCTTTCTGGTTTGAAAATGCATTTGAATCTTGCTAATCGGAAGGATAAAGAAAACAGTCCGAGCATTAATGAAATGCTGAACGACTCGATTAAAGAACTTCGCAATATATCTCAAAATTTGATGCCCGAAAGCTTAATGAAATTAGGACTTGAACATGCATTGAAAGATTTGTGCGCGTCACATTCAAATTCTGAAACTACGGTTGAATTTCAATATTTAATTAAGAAAGCAAAACTGCCCCAACATCTAGAAATGATGATTTACAGGATTATTCAGGAACTTTTGAATAATTCCCTAAAATATGCAAAAGCTTCGCAGATTTTAGTTTCCTGCTCACAGAATAAAGATGTTTTTTTTATTACTGTAGAGGATAATGGGATTGGGTTTAATGTTAAACATGCAGAAAAAAGGGAAGGCATGGGACTTAGAAATATAAAAAACCGTGTAGCATTTCTAAACGGGAAACTAGAAATAGATTCGGTTATTAATAAAGGAACTTCGACTTATATTGAGTTGAAGATATAA
- a CDS encoding DUF4271 domain-containing protein has protein sequence MIEQLHPRILENKDWATLLFVLTFAVVAMTKSAYETRFSEFSKLIFSDKYAKIYRDNNHLKSSFTVGLFFVQIVSYAFFILLTMNIFGQASKTDWILFIQIATFLLYFILGKYLIEKIVAASFNIDEFVELFNLQKVTYRTYIGVLILPINAILFYYNNIPKIIPLVIIGISLCISVYSYFISIKTYQNAIIGKLFYFILYLCALEIAPYYFLYYWITKGSA, from the coding sequence ATGATTGAACAACTTCATCCTCGAATTCTGGAAAACAAAGACTGGGCAACACTTTTGTTTGTGCTGACCTTTGCTGTTGTTGCCATGACAAAATCTGCTTATGAAACTAGATTCAGTGAATTTAGTAAACTTATTTTTTCTGATAAATATGCTAAAATTTATCGTGACAACAACCACTTAAAAAGCAGTTTTACAGTTGGTTTATTTTTTGTGCAAATTGTTTCGTACGCATTTTTCATTCTGCTGACGATGAACATTTTTGGACAGGCCTCTAAAACGGATTGGATTTTGTTTATTCAGATCGCTACTTTCCTTCTTTATTTCATTTTAGGGAAGTATTTAATCGAGAAAATTGTAGCAGCTTCATTCAACATTGATGAATTTGTAGAGCTTTTTAACTTACAAAAAGTAACTTACAGAACATATATTGGCGTTTTAATCCTACCAATCAATGCTATTTTGTTCTATTACAATAATATTCCAAAAATCATACCGCTAGTAATCATAGGTATTTCCCTGTGTATTAGCGTATACTCTTACTTTATTTCAATTAAAACATATCAAAACGCAATTATCGGCAAGTTATTTTATTTTATTTTGTATCTTTGCGCTCTTGAAATAGCCCCTTATTATTTTCTTTATTATTGGATAACAAAAGGGAGTGCTTAG
- a CDS encoding Lrp/AsnC family transcriptional regulator → MKINSLLIEIDGIDKEILRYLMDDARKPILQIANKIGISGAAIHQRLKKLEQSGVISGSKFTVNPKVLGYNTMAFIGVYLDKASRNSEAVKELRKIPEVLECHYTTGNWSVLIKIICRDNEHLMQLLNTKIQAIEGVSRTETFISLDQQIDRQIQL, encoded by the coding sequence ATGAAAATCAACTCCCTTTTAATTGAAATTGACGGAATCGACAAAGAAATCCTTCGGTACTTAATGGACGATGCCCGAAAACCAATTTTGCAAATCGCCAATAAAATCGGAATTTCTGGAGCAGCCATTCATCAGAGATTAAAGAAACTGGAACAATCCGGCGTTATTTCTGGATCTAAATTTACTGTAAACCCAAAGGTTTTAGGTTACAACACAATGGCGTTTATTGGAGTTTATTTGGACAAAGCTTCCCGAAATTCTGAAGCCGTAAAAGAACTCAGAAAAATTCCCGAAGTTCTAGAATGTCATTATACTACAGGAAACTGGTCGGTTTTAATTAAAATTATCTGTCGTGATAACGAACATTTAATGCAGCTTTTAAATACAAAAATTCAAGCTATTGAAGGTGTTTCGAGAACAGAAACTTTTATTTCGCTGGATCAGCAGATTGACAGACAGATTCAGCTTTAG
- a CDS encoding dihydroorotase, giving the protein MNRILIKNAKIVNEGTIFEGDVLIENDLIVEIADSISLKTSDCIVIDAEGSYLMPGAIDDQVHFREPGLTHKGDIESESRAAVAGGITSFIEQPNTVPNAVTQEILEDKYQIASQKSFANYSFMMGATNDNLEEVLKTNPKNVAGIKIFLGSSTGNMLVDNEAVLEKIFSSTPMLIAVHCEDETTIQNNLAAFKEQYGEDVPVTAHNLIRSAEACYISSSKAVALAKRTGARLHIFHLSTAKEMELFTNKIPLEDKKITAEVCVHHLWFTDEDYKTKGNFIKWNPAVKTAEDRAELWKALNDGRIDVIATDHAPHTKEEKMQSYLKAPSGGPLVQHAVVAMFEAHHQGKISVEKIVEKMCHNPAKIFKIEKRGFIKEGYHADLVIVNPSLPWSVKPENILYKCGWSPFENFTFKSRITHTFVNGELVYNNFKVKDTRAGKRLLFDR; this is encoded by the coding sequence ATGAATAGGATTTTAATAAAAAATGCCAAAATTGTAAACGAAGGGACAATTTTTGAAGGAGATGTTTTAATAGAAAATGATTTGATTGTTGAAATTGCCGACAGTATTTCATTAAAAACATCAGATTGTATAGTTATTGATGCCGAAGGAAGTTACTTAATGCCCGGAGCAATTGACGATCAAGTACATTTTAGAGAGCCAGGTTTAACGCATAAAGGCGACATCGAGTCTGAATCTAGAGCAGCAGTTGCAGGAGGAATTACTTCTTTCATCGAACAGCCCAATACGGTTCCGAATGCAGTAACACAAGAAATTTTAGAAGATAAATATCAAATTGCATCTCAAAAGTCATTTGCGAATTATTCGTTTATGATGGGCGCAACAAATGATAACTTAGAGGAAGTTTTAAAAACAAACCCTAAAAATGTTGCCGGAATTAAAATTTTCTTAGGTTCATCAACAGGAAATATGCTGGTAGATAACGAGGCAGTTTTAGAAAAGATTTTTTCTAGTACACCAATGCTAATTGCTGTTCACTGCGAAGATGAAACTACAATTCAAAATAATCTTGCTGCTTTTAAAGAGCAGTATGGAGAAGATGTTCCTGTAACGGCGCATAATTTAATTAGAAGTGCAGAGGCTTGTTATATTTCTTCTTCAAAAGCAGTTGCTTTGGCAAAACGCACAGGAGCAAGACTTCATATTTTTCATCTTTCAACTGCGAAAGAAATGGAATTGTTTACCAATAAAATTCCGTTAGAAGATAAAAAAATCACTGCTGAGGTTTGTGTGCATCATCTTTGGTTTACTGACGAAGATTATAAAACAAAAGGGAATTTCATTAAATGGAATCCAGCCGTAAAAACTGCCGAAGATCGCGCTGAACTTTGGAAAGCTTTGAACGACGGGAGAATTGATGTAATTGCTACAGATCACGCGCCTCATACAAAAGAGGAAAAAATGCAGTCTTACTTAAAAGCACCTTCTGGTGGTCCGCTTGTGCAGCATGCTGTTGTGGCTATGTTTGAAGCGCATCATCAAGGTAAAATAAGTGTGGAGAAGATAGTGGAGAAAATGTGCCACAATCCAGCTAAAATTTTCAAAATCGAAAAAAGAGGTTTTATAAAAGAAGGTTATCACGCCGATTTAGTTATTGTAAATCCGAGTCTGCCTTGGAGTGTAAAACCAGAGAACATTTTATACAAATGCGGATGGTCGCCTTTTGAGAATTTTACTTTCAAATCTAGAATTACACATACTTTTGTAAACGGAGAATTGGTTTATAATAACTTCAAAGTAAAAGATACAAGAGCAGGAAAACGATTATTGTTTGACAGATAA
- a CDS encoding response regulator, with protein MIYKTVIVDDHPIVISGISGLLSELKTIKIVEKFQSGISLLEYIEDNNVDLILMDIFLPVINGVDLCKTIKQKHPKIVIIGMSSQSERSLVMQFIQNGGNGYILKNASFDEFKNCIYKAIKGEIVFSEEVKTIISQPLSEDLERIPALSRRERDIALLLSQGKSTQEIADDLFLSFLTVQTHRRNILQKYKMKNVAELIAFLLKNNMLN; from the coding sequence ATGATATATAAAACAGTAATTGTAGACGACCACCCAATTGTGATTTCGGGCATTTCAGGATTGTTGTCGGAATTGAAGACTATTAAAATTGTAGAAAAATTTCAATCGGGAATATCACTTTTAGAATATATTGAAGATAACAATGTTGATTTAATTTTAATGGATATTTTCCTGCCGGTTATAAATGGAGTTGATCTTTGTAAAACAATCAAACAGAAACATCCTAAAATTGTAATTATAGGCATGAGCAGTCAATCTGAAAGAAGTTTGGTTATGCAGTTTATTCAGAATGGAGGAAATGGATATATTTTAAAAAATGCATCTTTTGATGAATTTAAAAATTGTATTTATAAAGCTATAAAAGGTGAAATTGTTTTTAGCGAGGAAGTGAAAACAATAATCAGCCAGCCATTATCTGAAGATTTAGAACGTATTCCTGCTTTAAGCAGAAGGGAGCGCGATATTGCTTTACTGTTGTCTCAAGGAAAATCGACTCAGGAAATTGCAGACGATTTATTTTTGAGTTTCTTAACGGTACAAACCCATCGCCGTAATATTCTTCAAAAATACAAAATGAAGAATGTGGCAGAATTAATAGCTTTTCTGCTCAAGAACAATATGTTGAATTAA
- a CDS encoding uroporphyrinogen-III synthase: MKVKTILVSQPEPKVENSPYFELQQKHKIKIDFRPFIHVEGVSAKEIRLQKIDLNHYTAIILTSRNAVDHFFRVADEMRYKVPEGLKYFCQSEAVAFYLQKYVVYRKRKIYVGAKDFADLSPLIKKYKDEKFLLPASDQLNADAPVTLNNLKVDWAQAIFYRTVMSDLSDLADVYYDVLAFFSPTGIKSLFKNFPDFKQNDTRIAVFGSTTQKEALDHGLRIDILAPTPETPSMTMALEKYVAEANKGK, translated from the coding sequence ATGAAAGTGAAAACAATTTTGGTGTCACAGCCTGAACCTAAAGTGGAGAATTCTCCTTACTTTGAGCTCCAACAAAAACACAAAATAAAAATTGATTTCAGACCATTTATTCATGTGGAAGGGGTTAGCGCAAAAGAGATTCGATTACAAAAAATCGATCTTAATCATTACACTGCGATCATTTTAACAAGTAGAAATGCTGTAGATCATTTTTTTAGAGTTGCTGATGAAATGCGTTACAAAGTTCCTGAAGGATTGAAGTATTTCTGTCAATCTGAGGCTGTTGCGTTTTACCTTCAAAAGTATGTTGTGTACAGAAAACGTAAAATTTACGTTGGAGCAAAAGATTTTGCAGATTTATCTCCGCTGATTAAGAAGTACAAAGATGAGAAATTCTTACTTCCTGCATCTGACCAGTTAAACGCTGATGCACCTGTAACATTAAACAATCTTAAAGTAGATTGGGCACAAGCTATTTTTTACAGAACTGTAATGAGTGATTTGTCTGACTTAGCTGATGTTTATTATGACGTTTTAGCTTTTTTCAGCCCGACTGGAATTAAATCTTTATTTAAAAATTTCCCAGATTTCAAACAAAACGATACTAGAATCGCCGTATTTGGAAGCACAACTCAAAAAGAGGCTTTGGATCATGGTTTAAGAATTGATATTCTTGCTCCAACTCCTGAAACACCTTCTATGACAATGGCTCTAGAAAAATACGTTGCCGAAGCAAACAAAGGAAAATAA
- a CDS encoding zinc metallopeptidase: MGSGYLIIAGAIMLFSWLVSSQLKSKFELYSKLQLRNGMSGAEIAEKMLADNGITDVRVISTPGQLTDHYNPSDKTVNLSEAVYNHRNAAAAAVAAHECGHAVQHAIGYEWLTMRSKLVPIVSVASNYVQWILIAGILMIKVFPQLLLVGIIVFAATTLFSIITLPVEYDASNRALAWLENKHMLTQEEQAGAKDALKWAARTYVVAAIGSIATLLYYISIYSGSRRN; the protein is encoded by the coding sequence ATGGGATCTGGATATCTAATTATTGCTGGGGCTATAATGTTGTTCAGCTGGCTGGTAAGTTCTCAGCTAAAGAGTAAATTTGAATTATATTCAAAATTACAACTAAGAAACGGAATGAGCGGCGCAGAAATTGCCGAAAAAATGCTTGCCGATAACGGAATTACAGATGTTCGTGTTATTTCGACACCAGGTCAGTTAACAGATCATTATAATCCTTCAGATAAAACAGTAAATTTAAGTGAAGCTGTTTATAATCACAGAAACGCGGCAGCTGCGGCAGTTGCAGCACACGAATGCGGTCACGCCGTACAACATGCAATTGGTTACGAATGGCTGACAATGCGTTCGAAATTAGTGCCGATTGTAAGCGTAGCTTCAAACTACGTGCAATGGATTTTAATTGCCGGAATCTTAATGATTAAAGTTTTTCCACAATTATTATTAGTTGGAATTATCGTTTTCGCAGCAACAACTTTGTTTTCGATTATTACACTTCCTGTAGAATACGATGCAAGTAACCGTGCACTGGCTTGGCTGGAAAACAAACACATGCTGACGCAAGAAGAGCAGGCAGGAGCAAAAGATGCTTTAAAATGGGCTGCAAGAACGTATGTTGTGGCTGCAATTGGTTCTATCGCCACGTTGTTATACTATATCTCAATTTATTCGGGAAGTAGGAGAAACTAA
- a CDS encoding polyprenol monophosphomannose synthase — protein sequence MNDSIVIIPTYNEIENIESIVRAVLSQHKSFHLLIIDDNSPDHTAKKVIALQEEFPDKLFLEQRTKKSGLGTAYVHGFKWALERNYQFIFEMDADFSHNPNDLEKLYDACHFGGADLAIGSRYVTGVNVVNWPLSRVLMSYFASVYVKFITGMKIHDATAGFVCYKREVLEKINLNKIKFVGYAFQIEMKYRTYCAKFQITEVPIIFTDRTKGVSKMSNAIIKEAILGVISLRLRKLVNSL from the coding sequence ATGAATGATAGTATTGTCATAATTCCCACATACAACGAAATTGAGAATATAGAAAGTATAGTAAGAGCAGTACTTTCGCAGCATAAATCTTTTCATCTGCTGATTATTGATGACAATTCTCCTGATCATACTGCAAAAAAAGTGATTGCATTACAGGAAGAATTTCCAGATAAGCTTTTTTTAGAACAAAGGACCAAAAAATCAGGTTTGGGAACGGCTTATGTTCATGGCTTTAAGTGGGCTTTAGAACGCAATTATCAATTTATTTTTGAAATGGATGCCGATTTTTCGCATAATCCAAATGATTTAGAAAAGTTGTACGATGCCTGCCATTTTGGTGGTGCAGACCTTGCAATTGGTTCTCGTTATGTAACGGGTGTAAATGTTGTAAACTGGCCTTTAAGCCGAGTTTTGATGTCTTATTTTGCATCTGTTTACGTGAAATTTATTACCGGAATGAAAATTCATGATGCGACAGCTGGTTTTGTATGTTACAAACGAGAAGTTCTGGAAAAGATCAATTTGAATAAAATAAAATTTGTTGGGTATGCGTTTCAAATCGAAATGAAATACAGAACATACTGTGCAAAATTCCAAATTACAGAAGTTCCTATTATCTTTACAGATAGAACAAAAGGAGTTTCTAAAATGAGTAATGCCATTATTAAAGAAGCTATACTAGGAGTAATTTCACTTAGATTAAGAAAATTAGTCAATTCATTATAA